The following proteins are encoded in a genomic region of Brachyhypopomus gauderio isolate BG-103 unplaced genomic scaffold, BGAUD_0.2 sc51, whole genome shotgun sequence:
- the rsrc2 gene encoding arginine/serine-rich coiled-coil protein 2 isoform X8, with protein MQNSDKDRERLSEDSTEDRHRRKERKSSGGRSQSRSRSRERRHHSRSRDKRRSLSRSREKRSRSRDRKRRARSRSGSRSKHRARSRSRSKSREKKKRTEKPRRKTGSRSASPVAFRGRNTAMDAQEALARRWDGTLLMLERAKKLQEQKEKEMLEKQQEMAAGKSLTLAAAASPGLQLPQHGPGSQGASAMGSVLSVPAAAVPAPLLCESVPVVAAAAGPVLNVAALLASGTQVTPQIAMAAQMAALQARTLAETGIAVPSYYNPSAVNPMKFAEQEKKRKLLWQGKKEGKCCVLKDKSQTAELWEKLNFGNKDQNVKFRKLMGIKPDEESSSSMLNEEGLKTLQQQEEMFRNLDVQYEMARSQTHTQRGMGLGFSSSFSRGMDAI; from the exons ATGCAGAATTCAGACAAGGACCGAGAGAGGCTTTCTGAAGACAGCACAGAGGACCGACATCGCAGGAAGGAGAGAAAGTCATCTGGAGGAAGAAGTCAGTCCAGGTCACGCTCGCGGGAAAG ACGGCATCACAGTCGAAGTCGGGACAAGCGGCGGTCTTTATCCCGCAGTCGAGAAAAGCGGTCAAGGAGTCGGGACAGAAAGAGGCGGGCCAGGTCCCGGTCGGGCTCCCGGAGCAAACACAGAGCGCGCAGCAGAAGCCGCAGCAAGAGCAG GGAAAAGAAGAAGAGGACTGAAAAACCAAGGAGGAAGACCGGGAGCCGCTCCGCAAGTCCTGTGGCCTTCAGGGGCAGGAACACGGCCATGGACGCACAAGAGGCCTTGGCTCGGAGGTGGGACGGGACCCTTCTGAT GTTGGAGAGAGCTAAGAAACTtcaagaacagaaagagaaggagatgcTGGAGAAGCAGCAGGAGATGGCAGCAGGTAAGAGTCTCACACTGGCAGCGGCTGCCAGTCCTGGGCTTCAGCTGCCCCAGCACGGCCCGGGCTCACAGGGCGCCTCAGCCATGGGGTCGGTGCTGTCTGTCCCCGCAGCGGCCGTACCCGCCCCGCTGCTGTGCGAGAGCGTCCCGGTGGTGGCCGCGGCCGCCGGCCCCGTCCTCAACGTGGCAGCCCTGCTGGCATCGGGCACCCAGGTCACTCCTCAGATCGCCATGGCAGCGCAGATGGCTGCCCTCCAGGCAAGAACGCTGGCCGAGACTGGCATCGCCGTGCCGAGCTACTATAACCCCTCGGCGGTCAACCCCATGAAGTTCGCTGAGCAGGAGAAGAAAAGGAAGCTGTTGTGGCAGGGAAAGAAAGAGGGG AAATGTTGTGTGTTGAAGGACAAGTCACAAACAGCTGAACTATGGGAGAAGCTCAATTTTGGCAATAAGGACCAAAACGTTAAGTTCCGCAAATTAATGGGCATCAAA CCTGATGAAGAGAGTTCTTCCAGCATGCTCAACGAGGAAGGCCTAAAGACGCTGCAGCAGCAGGAAGAAATGTTCCGCAACCTGGACGTCCAGTACGAGATGGCCCGCTCGCAGACGCACACGCAGCGGGGCATGGGCCTGGGTTTCTCCTCCTCGTTCTCGCGAGGAATGGACGCCATCTGA